A window from Leuconostoc mesenteroides subsp. mesenteroides encodes these proteins:
- a CDS encoding SUF system NifU family Fe-S cluster assembly protein: MSLHNLDLLYRQTVMEYAQHPHHYKPMSGTETYHVRKYNPTCGDIIDLAFEMTDNKVTDIYFYGDGCAISKASSSIMTDLVVGQRREAVATLLEEFSKLTRGEVADTKLLGEAQILAGVTQFPTRIKCATLAWHALDELLAVEK, from the coding sequence GTGAGTTTGCATAATTTAGATCTTTTATATCGTCAAACGGTCATGGAATATGCCCAACATCCGCACCATTATAAGCCTATGTCAGGGACAGAAACGTATCATGTTCGAAAATACAATCCCACTTGTGGCGATATCATTGACTTAGCTTTTGAGATGACTGACAATAAAGTAACAGATATATATTTTTATGGGGATGGTTGCGCTATATCAAAGGCTTCGTCTTCAATAATGACAGATTTAGTAGTAGGACAGCGTCGTGAAGCTGTCGCTACCTTACTTGAGGAGTTTTCAAAACTGACACGTGGGGAAGTAGCAGATACTAAACTTCTTGGAGAAGCACAAATTCTAGCAGGGGTTACGCAATTCCCCACGCGAATAAAGTGCGCAACTTTGGCTTGGCATGCTCTGGATGAGCTATTAGCAGTAGAGAAATAA